In Catenulispora sp. MAP5-51, the genomic stretch GTAGTCCAGCCAGCCCTTCTGGACCCAGCCCCGGGTGTCCGAGGACAGCGCGTCGTAGGACTGGAGCCCGTTCGTCGCCGAGCCGGAGGGGTCGGTAACCGCGTTGCGCCAGATGCCGAAGGGGCTGATCCCCCACTTCACCCAGGGTTTGGCCGCGCGCAGCTCGCGTTGCAGGGTACTGACGAGCTTGTCGACGTTGGCCCGGCGCCACGTCGCCTTGTCGGGGAAGCCCGCGCCGTAGGCGGCGAAGGTGGCATCGTCGGGGAAGTCGGCCGTGCCCACCGGGTAGGGGTAGAAGTAGTCGTCGAAGTGGATGCCGTCGATGTCGTAGCGGGTCGCGACATCGGTGATCACCTGGACGTCGAAGTCCATGACCGCCGGGACGCCCGGGTTGTAGTACAGCTGCCCGCCGTATTCCACACACCAGTCCGGGTGCACCCGCGCCGGGTGTGTGGGTACCAACTGGCCCGGATCCGGTTGTGTGGACACGCGGTAGGGGTTCATCCAGGCGTGCAGCTCCAGGTTCCGCTTGTGCGCCTCGGCGACGGCGAACGCCAGCGGGTCGTACCCCGGGTCCTGGCCCTGCGTGCCGGTCAGGTACTGCGACCACGGCTCGTAGGGCGAGTCGTAGAGCGCGTCCGCGGCGGGCCGGATCTGAAGGTAGACCGCGTTCATCCGCATCCGGACCGCCGCGTCCAGCAGACCGGTCAACTCAGCCTGCTGCTGCTCCACGCTCAGGCCCGGGGCCGAGGGCCAGTTGATGTTCGACACACTGGCGATCCACACACCCCGCAGCTGCCGCTTGGGGTGCGCGGGATCGCCGGCGCACGGCGGCGACGACGGGTTCCCAGCGGGCGCGGCAGTCGCAGCCGCTGCGGCCGGCGCGCCGCCGATCAACACTCCGCCGCCGGCCAACGCGGCCGTGAGCCCCGCGGACGTCGCCAGGAAACCCCTCCGGCTGGGAACCCTCGTCATCGCTACCTCGCCTGTTCGTCGAACTACTTCACTGTGATGGAAGTGGTGCCTGATATGCCGCCGGCGGTCACGGTGACCGTGGCGGTCCCCTTGCAGTGCGCCGTCACCACGCCGCTGGCGGGGTCGACGGAGACCACGCGCGGGTCCGAAGACGTCCAGTGCCGCGACACCGGATCGGCGATCGGCACCTGCAACGCCGGGGCGTCCGTGCCGGTCAGCGATGTCCCGGTCGCGCTCAGCTGCTCCGTCGTGCCGCGCGCCCGCTGTGCCGAGGGCGCTGTGACCGCCACCGAGGCCAGAAGCGGCTGCACCGCGAACTGCACGGTGCCGTCGGGCAGCACGTTGAACAGCCCGTAGTTGTAGAACCCGCCCTGGTCCTGCGGCGCGTACGGCGGGGCGCCGAGGTCGGCGACGACGAAGTTCGGGATGCCGTCCGGCGACTCGGTGCCGTCCGGCAGTCGCACGTCCTCGGCCCAGCCGCGGGCGTGGCCGAACAGCATCATCACGTGGACGCCCGGATGCGTCTGTTGGTAGCGCTGTACCAGCCGCTCGTACATCTCGGCCTCGTAGCGGTCGGAGAACTGGCTGTCGTCGCGGGGATGCGGGTCGTAGGCCGGGACGTGCGTGGTGACGATCGCGACCTTCTGCGTGTTCTGCGTCAGCTGCTGCGCCAGCCACAGGTATTGCGACTCGTCGGTGTCCACGTTCTGATACGGGTCCGAGGCGGTGACGCCGATGTGGCCGCTGTCGGTGACGATGACCCGCGCCGCGCCCTGGTCGTAGGCGTAGTGCGTGGCGCCGAACACGCTGGCGAAGTTGCCGTTCTCCGGGGTCGCGCCCTGGGTTATCTCGTGGTTGCCGACCGCGTCGTGGTAGGGCAGCCCTAGGCCGTCGAGCAGGGTCTTGAGATTCGTCAGGTCCGGCAGCTGGCCGTCGTCGGACATGTCGCCGAGCGCCTGCACCATCGAGGGCCTCGC encodes the following:
- a CDS encoding glycoside hydrolase family 10 protein, with protein sequence MTRVPSRRGFLATSAGLTAALAGGGVLIGGAPAAAAATAAPAGNPSSPPCAGDPAHPKRQLRGVWIASVSNINWPSAPGLSVEQQQAELTGLLDAAVRMRMNAVYLQIRPAADALYDSPYEPWSQYLTGTQGQDPGYDPLAFAVAEAHKRNLELHAWMNPYRVSTQPDPGQLVPTHPARVHPDWCVEYGGQLYYNPGVPAVMDFDVQVITDVATRYDIDGIHFDDYFYPYPVGTADFPDDATFAAYGAGFPDKATWRRANVDKLVSTLQRELRAAKPWVKWGISPFGIWRNAVTDPSGSATNGLQSYDALSSDTRGWVQKGWLDYIAPQLYWNIGFPPAAYDVLVDWWSKVVDGTGTQLLIGQTVSKIGTSSPPAWLNPDEMPNHLILNRQYPQVAGDIFFNVTKLLTDPLGFQTRLIDDLYEYPALVPEMARHAGPAPDRTALTEAKPTGTGTQLQWLHLGRPHGVEAAYYAVYRFDGHPPQSACDFADAENLLGTVRAVPQLFNGWTDTAAVAGKQYSYYVTAVDRLHHESAPSNPQVVGW